A region from the Mucilaginibacter sp. CSA2-8R genome encodes:
- a CDS encoding DUF4174 domain-containing protein, translated as MIVLLMSILMAMPNPFQQKRQFLLFADTQNNAQLQQQLKYLHQDADGLQERDVEVKVYIKSKDPEAFANRKIKASFTTVLVGKDGGDKLISAEPITLQKLYSTIDAMPMRRSEMKRHL; from the coding sequence ATGATAGTTTTATTGATGAGTATACTGATGGCTATGCCGAATCCATTTCAGCAAAAAAGGCAGTTCCTGTTATTTGCCGACACCCAAAATAATGCGCAATTACAGCAGCAATTAAAATACCTGCACCAGGATGCCGACGGGTTGCAGGAGCGTGACGTTGAGGTAAAGGTGTATATTAAATCTAAAGATCCGGAGGCGTTTGCTAATCGAAAAATCAAAGCATCTTTCACGACTGTGCTTGTTGGCAAAGACGGTGGCGATAAACTCATCTCGGCCGAGCCAATTACCCTGCAAAAACTGTACAGTACAATTGATGCCATGCCTATGCGCCGTAGCGAAATGAAACGGCATCTATAG
- a CDS encoding DUF4268 domain-containing protein, producing MYSKDQASQLRQAFWTTFGQYLSPQLSADGLKINWINYKTGVKHLHFKMQTDSRSAYIAIELSHPDLGVQELFFEQFKELKIVLTSTLDEEWEWQLHMPDEYGKTVSRIYKTLENASVFNRNDWPALISFFKPRIIALDDFWSTAKYSFDALK from the coding sequence ATGTATTCTAAAGATCAGGCATCACAATTACGACAAGCATTCTGGACAACGTTTGGTCAGTACCTATCGCCGCAGCTATCTGCCGACGGATTAAAAATTAACTGGATCAATTACAAAACCGGAGTTAAACACCTGCACTTTAAAATGCAGACTGATAGCAGGTCGGCCTATATTGCTATTGAGCTGTCACATCCTGACTTGGGCGTACAAGAGTTATTTTTTGAACAATTTAAAGAACTCAAAATTGTTTTGACCAGCACACTTGACGAAGAATGGGAATGGCAGCTGCACATGCCCGATGAATATGGCAAAACTGTAAGCCGCATTTATAAAACGTTAGAAAATGCCAGCGTATTTAACCGCAACGACTGGCCAGCACTGATCTCTTTTTTCAAACCACGTATTATTGCTTTAGATGATTTTTGGAGCACTGCCAAGTATAGCTTTGATGCGCTCAAGTAA
- a CDS encoding SMP-30/gluconolactonase/LRE family protein produces the protein MKLFVSLYLLGCLPLTALAAPDCVTPNAVTAKVSISHYVADSTYSTTGLFAPGTQAKLVSKQFEFTEGPAADNQGNIFFTDQPNNTIWEYDTKGKLSKFADSAGRSNGMYFDRRGNLVTCADANNELWQFKRNGKRETVLMTSFNGKKFNGPNDLWIDAKGGIYFTDPYYQRPYWTRTATELDGQKVYYLPAGSQQARVASAQLQKPNGIAGTRDGKYLYVADIQGNKTYRFSIAANGELINPQIFTDKGSDGMTLDEQGNVYLTGSKGVYIFSPDGKQIGLIAIAEPWTANVCFGGRNGNTLFITASKAIYTFEMKVKGNKKNASGQL, from the coding sequence ATGAAACTATTTGTCTCCCTTTACCTATTAGGTTGCCTGCCACTAACGGCGTTGGCGGCACCCGACTGTGTTACGCCAAACGCCGTAACTGCAAAAGTAAGTATTAGCCATTATGTTGCCGATAGTACTTACAGTACTACGGGTTTGTTTGCGCCCGGCACACAAGCCAAACTTGTTAGTAAGCAATTTGAGTTTACCGAGGGGCCGGCTGCAGATAACCAGGGCAATATATTTTTTACCGACCAGCCCAATAACACCATTTGGGAGTACGATACGAAAGGTAAGTTAAGCAAGTTTGCTGACAGTGCAGGCCGCTCAAACGGCATGTATTTTGACCGTCGGGGAAACCTGGTGACCTGCGCCGATGCCAACAACGAGCTTTGGCAGTTTAAGCGCAATGGCAAACGTGAGACGGTTTTAATGACCAGTTTTAATGGCAAAAAGTTTAACGGTCCCAACGATTTATGGATAGATGCTAAAGGCGGCATTTACTTTACCGACCCATACTACCAGCGCCCATACTGGACGCGCACCGCTACCGAATTGGACGGTCAAAAAGTATATTACCTGCCTGCCGGGAGCCAGCAAGCCAGGGTAGCCAGTGCCCAACTGCAAAAGCCAAACGGCATTGCCGGCACCCGCGATGGCAAATACCTTTACGTGGCCGACATACAAGGTAATAAGACTTACCGGTTTAGTATCGCAGCTAATGGCGAATTGATAAACCCGCAAATATTTACCGATAAGGGCTCGGACGGCATGACACTGGATGAGCAAGGCAACGTTTACTTAACCGGAAGCAAGGGAGTTTACATCTTTAGTCCGGATGGTAAACAAATAGGACTTATTGCCATTGCCGAACCATGGACAGCCAATGTTTGTTTTGGCGGCCGTAATGGCAATACGCTATTTATCACCGCCTCTAAAGCTATATATACTTTTGAGATGAAGGTAAAAGGCAACAAAAAAAATGCCTCAGGACAGTTGTAG
- a CDS encoding prolyl oligopeptidase family serine peptidase, which produces MKKTFLCALFITTGLWANAQDAVVYQKPPQAMTDLLLAKPTPSVNIDGKGEWMLLSERNALPSVEELARPEMRIAGMRINPNNFAPSRQVISFSGLSLKNVKTGKTYTITGLPSGLNVGGASWSPDQSKLAVLQTNAKGVDLYVINVATQKATKINKLPLNNVMGGGATWVDNSTLLYKVIVKPAAMAPAKPLSPTGPVVQQNLGKSAPSVTYQDLIKTPYDEKLFEFYGTSQLVLNKNGVETPVGKPAIYASTALSPDKKYMLARTLHKPFSYLVTAAGFPSTVTVTDLSGKVLKTVANLPSGEVRPSGYDNMQNVPRSFDWRDDEPATLTWAMPLDSGLIRKKVDFHDAVYALSAPFTAEPKELFKTEQRFRNVQWGNANLALVYEGLRSKQSTRVSRFDPGTGKLEKLWDRNQTDVYGNPGEPVTDKNKYGRDVIITVDNGSKLLMNNITGSSAKGDLPFLAKFDLSTKKNDIIWRCNEGQYEYVTDVIDPAKLVLVTRRETQTDVPNYYIKNLMLRMADQKITSFTNPYPQIQGVTKQKIQYKRSDGVDMTGDLYLPKGYNKEKDGPLPVLIWAYPAEFNSADDAAQIRGSKDRFITINPGGPIFFVTQGYAVLDNASMPIVARDGKKPNDTFVEQLTMNATAAINKLADLGVGDRNRVAVGGHSYGAFMTANLLAHTKLFKAGLAESGAYNRTLTPFGFQNEERTYWDDPKLYYDMSPFSFANQIKTPLLLIHGDADDNTGTYPINSERLFAAVKGFGGTVRFVFLPYEAHGYRGRENLLHKLWEQNEWLNKYVKSAKPTQTAQVK; this is translated from the coding sequence ATGAAAAAAACGTTTTTGTGCGCTTTGTTCATCACCACTGGCTTATGGGCAAATGCCCAAGACGCAGTGGTGTACCAAAAGCCACCCCAGGCTATGACCGACCTGCTCCTGGCTAAACCTACCCCCTCCGTAAATATTGACGGAAAGGGCGAATGGATGTTACTAAGCGAACGCAACGCTTTGCCATCGGTAGAAGAGTTGGCCCGTCCCGAGATGCGTATTGCAGGGATGCGTATTAACCCTAATAATTTTGCGCCCAGCCGGCAGGTTATCTCATTTAGCGGGTTGAGCCTTAAAAACGTCAAAACCGGAAAAACCTATACCATTACAGGTTTACCGTCGGGGTTAAACGTTGGTGGTGCATCATGGAGCCCCGACCAATCTAAACTAGCAGTGCTACAAACTAATGCAAAAGGAGTTGATTTGTACGTTATCAATGTCGCTACACAAAAAGCCACTAAAATAAACAAACTGCCACTCAACAACGTAATGGGTGGCGGCGCTACCTGGGTTGATAATAGCACACTGTTATACAAAGTGATTGTTAAACCGGCTGCCATGGCGCCTGCAAAACCGCTTTCGCCTACTGGTCCGGTGGTGCAGCAAAACCTGGGCAAATCGGCCCCGAGCGTTACCTACCAAGATTTAATTAAAACACCGTATGATGAAAAGCTATTTGAATTTTACGGCACTTCGCAATTAGTACTTAACAAAAACGGAGTAGAAACTCCGGTAGGTAAACCGGCTATCTATGCCTCAACCGCTCTATCGCCCGACAAAAAATATATGTTGGCGCGCACCCTCCACAAGCCTTTCTCCTACCTGGTTACAGCGGCCGGCTTTCCATCAACAGTTACAGTAACCGATTTGAGCGGTAAAGTGCTTAAAACGGTAGCCAACCTGCCTTCGGGCGAAGTAAGACCGTCGGGTTACGACAACATGCAAAATGTACCGCGCAGCTTTGATTGGCGCGACGACGAACCGGCCACCCTTACCTGGGCCATGCCTTTAGATAGCGGATTGATTCGTAAAAAGGTAGACTTTCACGATGCTGTTTACGCATTAAGTGCGCCGTTTACCGCCGAACCTAAAGAGTTATTTAAAACCGAGCAACGGTTTCGCAACGTGCAGTGGGGCAATGCTAATCTGGCGTTAGTTTACGAGGGCTTACGCTCCAAACAAAGCACACGGGTAAGCCGCTTTGACCCAGGCACCGGCAAACTCGAAAAACTGTGGGACCGTAATCAAACCGACGTATACGGCAACCCCGGCGAACCTGTTACCGACAAAAACAAATATGGCCGAGACGTAATCATCACAGTTGACAATGGCTCAAAACTGCTGATGAATAATATCACCGGCTCATCGGCAAAAGGCGATTTACCTTTTTTGGCCAAATTTGATTTAAGCACTAAAAAGAACGACATTATCTGGCGCTGTAACGAAGGCCAGTACGAGTATGTGACAGATGTGATTGATCCGGCCAAACTGGTTTTAGTTACCCGCCGCGAAACGCAGACTGATGTGCCTAACTACTACATCAAAAACCTGATGCTGCGCATGGCAGACCAGAAAATCACATCGTTTACCAACCCATACCCGCAAATACAGGGCGTGACCAAGCAAAAAATACAATACAAACGTTCGGACGGCGTAGACATGACCGGCGATTTGTATTTGCCGAAAGGTTATAACAAAGAAAAAGACGGTCCGCTGCCAGTGCTCATCTGGGCTTACCCCGCCGAGTTCAATTCGGCCGATGATGCTGCGCAAATTAGAGGTTCTAAAGACCGCTTTATTACCATCAATCCGGGTGGCCCGATATTCTTTGTAACGCAGGGATATGCCGTACTGGATAATGCCTCGATGCCGATTGTTGCCCGCGATGGTAAAAAGCCAAATGATACCTTCGTGGAGCAACTAACCATGAACGCTACCGCTGCCATCAATAAACTGGCTGATTTAGGTGTGGGCGACCGCAACCGCGTAGCAGTTGGCGGCCATAGCTACGGAGCGTTTATGACGGCCAACTTATTGGCACACACCAAACTTTTTAAGGCCGGACTGGCCGAAAGCGGTGCTTATAACCGTACGCTAACACCATTTGGCTTCCAAAATGAGGAGCGCACTTACTGGGATGACCCAAAACTGTATTATGATATGAGTCCGTTTAGTTTTGCTAACCAGATTAAAACGCCATTGCTTTTAATCCATGGTGATGCCGACGACAATACCGGCACCTACCCTATCAACAGCGAACGTTTGTTTGCTGCCGTTAAAGGTTTTGGCGGCACCGTACGTTTTGTATTTTTACCTTACGAGGCCCATGGCTACCGCGGTCGCGAAAACCTGCTTCACAAACTTTGGGAACAAAACGAGTGGCTTAACAAATATGTTAAAAGCGCTAAGCCAACTCAAACTGCTCAGGTAAAATAA
- a CDS encoding class I SAM-dependent methyltransferase → MKDVLGQAISDYHKQQMPGKLWIHNRYGPKEPMPVEAYFRAEEDMPDLEWSALNECRGKVLDIGAGAGSHAIELQERGYEVTALDISPLAVEVMRQRGVKEALTADVFTFTGQRFDTLLLLMNGIGLAGDLAGLTKLLQHFKTLLAVGGQILFDSSDVAYLYEGKLPESGYYGQIAYQYEYKEQKTDWFNWLYVDMNTLNDVATLAGFEVEILYEDEFAQYLARLTQL, encoded by the coding sequence ATGAAAGACGTCCTTGGCCAAGCCATTAGCGATTACCATAAACAACAAATGCCCGGCAAATTATGGATACATAACCGCTATGGCCCTAAAGAGCCTATGCCTGTCGAAGCTTATTTTAGGGCCGAAGAAGACATGCCCGACCTGGAATGGTCGGCCCTGAACGAGTGCCGCGGTAAAGTACTGGATATTGGCGCTGGCGCCGGTAGTCATGCAATCGAGCTACAAGAGCGTGGATACGAGGTAACAGCGCTGGATATTTCTCCGCTTGCCGTGGAGGTGATGCGGCAACGCGGCGTAAAGGAGGCTTTAACAGCCGACGTATTTACGTTTACCGGCCAACGTTTTGACACTTTGCTTTTACTGATGAACGGCATTGGCCTGGCCGGCGATTTGGCCGGACTGACCAAACTTTTGCAGCACTTTAAAACCCTGCTTGCCGTAGGCGGACAAATACTGTTTGACTCGTCGGATGTAGCCTACCTTTACGAAGGCAAACTGCCAGAAAGCGGTTACTATGGCCAAATTGCCTACCAGTACGAGTATAAAGAACAAAAAACCGACTGGTTTAACTGGTTATACGTAGATATGAATACCCTGAATGACGTGGCTACACTGGCAGGCTTTGAGGTAGAGATTTTATACGAAGACGAATTTGCTCAATACCTGGCCCGCTTAACGCAACTCTAA
- a CDS encoding DUF92 domain-containing protein: MPATTNLLLPITIILTGVVLSIVFKKLTISAAITGGLCAILLTLSAGYTGLILLTVFFLLGTLATAWEKEKKQRLKAAEADGGQRKAGQVLANAGVAAIAGAMALIFPPLIDSCRLMIGAGFAAATADTLSSELGMVYGRRFFNISTFKADQAGLDGVVSVEGTLIGFVGSIVIASIYAAGFGFNSQFFILLAAGTLGNLTDSVLGAVLERKGVLQNNAVNFLNTLAAAGFALLLKILLR; this comes from the coding sequence ATGCCAGCCACCACCAATTTATTGTTGCCGATAACTATCATCTTAACAGGGGTGGTGTTAAGCATCGTTTTTAAAAAGTTAACCATCTCGGCAGCAATAACGGGCGGCCTTTGTGCTATACTACTTACCCTAAGCGCCGGCTATACCGGACTTATACTTTTAACTGTCTTTTTTTTATTAGGTACACTGGCAACGGCATGGGAAAAGGAAAAGAAACAACGATTAAAAGCAGCCGAAGCCGACGGCGGGCAACGCAAGGCCGGACAGGTGCTGGCCAACGCCGGAGTTGCCGCCATTGCGGGGGCAATGGCTTTAATTTTTCCGCCACTTATAGATAGTTGCAGGCTGATGATCGGTGCCGGCTTTGCAGCGGCCACAGCTGATACGTTGTCATCTGAACTGGGGATGGTTTATGGCCGCCGGTTTTTTAATATCAGCACGTTTAAAGCGGATCAGGCCGGGTTGGATGGGGTTGTAAGTGTAGAAGGGACGCTGATCGGCTTTGTCGGAAGCATAGTAATTGCGAGTATTTATGCAGCAGGCTTTGGGTTTAACAGTCAATTTTTTATCCTGTTGGCTGCCGGTACATTGGGTAATTTGACCGACTCGGTATTGGGTGCAGTTTTAGAACGAAAAGGAGTGTTGCAAAACAATGCGGTTAATTTTTTAAATACCCTGGCTGCAGCGGGATTTGCATTATTACTTAAGATATTGCTCAGATAA
- a CDS encoding SDR family oxidoreductase produces MNEKDKQNRRILIGGLGAGLAATAIAPVFAAEVGETNAGGIAGPALQDPTSKYPKPPFRGQSQPWPGLAGQMDPKPDHGETSYKGSGRLAGRKALITGGDSGMGRAAAIAYAREGADVAINYLPAEEADAKEVVALIKAAGRKAVAIPGDLRTEAFCQRLVSETVNGLGGLDIVVSNAARQQSRQSILDVSSEDFDATMKTNIYAPFWIIKAALPHLKPGSAIIGTTSEQAYDPSPDLYDYAQTKAATMNFVKSLAKQLGPKGIRVNGVAPGPIWTPLQVSGGATQEKLKSFGGQTPLGRPGQPVELASIYVQLAASDASYATGQVYGAAGGGGQP; encoded by the coding sequence ATGAACGAAAAAGATAAACAAAACAGGCGCATACTAATTGGCGGTTTAGGCGCCGGATTAGCAGCTACAGCCATTGCGCCCGTTTTTGCAGCCGAAGTTGGCGAAACTAATGCAGGTGGCATTGCCGGTCCGGCTCTGCAGGACCCGACCAGCAAATATCCTAAGCCGCCCTTTAGAGGTCAATCGCAACCGTGGCCGGGCCTGGCAGGGCAGATGGATCCAAAACCTGATCATGGAGAAACCAGTTATAAGGGCTCAGGCCGTTTGGCCGGACGCAAAGCCTTGATTACCGGTGGCGACTCAGGCATGGGCCGTGCTGCGGCTATTGCTTACGCTCGCGAAGGCGCCGACGTAGCTATTAATTACTTACCTGCCGAAGAGGCAGATGCTAAAGAAGTGGTGGCCCTGATTAAGGCTGCCGGACGCAAAGCGGTAGCCATTCCGGGCGATTTACGTACGGAGGCGTTCTGTCAGCGTTTGGTATCTGAAACTGTTAACGGATTAGGCGGATTAGACATTGTGGTAAGCAATGCTGCGCGTCAGCAATCACGTCAATCTATTTTAGATGTGAGCAGCGAGGATTTTGATGCTACCATGAAAACCAATATTTACGCCCCATTCTGGATTATTAAAGCAGCATTACCACATTTAAAACCAGGTTCGGCCATTATTGGTACTACATCCGAGCAGGCCTATGATCCATCACCAGATTTGTATGACTATGCGCAAACCAAAGCTGCAACCATGAACTTTGTAAAATCATTGGCTAAGCAATTGGGTCCCAAAGGCATCAGGGTAAATGGTGTAGCACCTGGTCCAATCTGGACACCATTGCAGGTAAGCGGTGGTGCTACCCAGGAAAAACTAAAAAGCTTTGGTGGCCAGACACCGCTGGGTCGTCCGGGGCAACCTGTTGAGCTGGCCTCTATTTATGTTCAGTTAGCTGCCAGCGATGCCAGCTATGCAACCGGACAAGTTTATGGTGCAGCCGGTGGTGGCGGTCAGCCATAA
- a CDS encoding polysaccharide lyase, which yields MKKNLAGFFVVAAALCANQYAHAQYPVIPPAVQAVADSALAQEQRSSDAAWQKALPIIQRDEKAGKPYVPWAAKPSDLPQAKIVAFPGAEGGGAFTPGGRGGKVFVVTSLADRGPGSFRDACEQGGARVIVFNVAGIIRLKSPVIIRAPYITIAGQTAPGDGICIAGESVWINTHDVVIRYVRFRRGATDVARRDDALGGNPVGNIIIDHVSASWGLDENMSIYRHVYDRNGAKQEKMPTVNVTIQNSIFSEALDTYNHAFGSTIGGLNSTFMRNLWANNIARNPSIGMYGDFGFVNNVVFNWWNRSADGGDNNSLFNFINNYYKPGPITPLDKPIGHRILKPESGRAKDKSALFGRVYANGNIMEGNERVTKNNWDGGIQIGEMADAGRYTDSIRSNKPFPMAKVKTLSANDAYAYVLENVGANLPKRDAVDSRIVKVVKTGKIIFLEGTTNSKGKEYIKHRLPDDSYKQGIITDPAQVGGYPDYKGTPYKDSDNDGMPDAYETQHGLNPRSAADATKPAKNGNGYTNIEVYLNSVVDLSKVVPAAGK from the coding sequence ATGAAAAAAAATTTAGCAGGCTTTTTTGTAGTAGCCGCTGCCTTGTGCGCTAATCAATATGCTCATGCGCAGTATCCTGTGATACCGCCGGCCGTACAAGCCGTTGCCGATTCGGCCCTGGCCCAAGAGCAACGCTCATCCGACGCTGCCTGGCAAAAGGCGCTGCCCATCATTCAGCGTGATGAAAAAGCAGGCAAACCCTATGTGCCCTGGGCTGCCAAACCCTCAGATCTGCCACAGGCTAAAATAGTAGCGTTTCCGGGTGCCGAAGGTGGCGGAGCTTTTACACCGGGCGGCCGCGGTGGTAAAGTATTTGTGGTTACCAGTTTGGCCGACCGTGGGCCTGGCTCCTTTCGCGACGCCTGCGAGCAAGGGGGCGCCCGTGTTATTGTGTTTAATGTGGCCGGTATCATCCGTTTAAAAAGTCCGGTTATTATTCGTGCACCCTACATCACCATTGCGGGCCAAACAGCGCCGGGCGATGGTATTTGTATAGCTGGCGAATCTGTTTGGATTAATACCCACGATGTTGTGATTCGTTACGTACGTTTTAGACGTGGTGCTACGGATGTGGCCCGCCGGGATGACGCTTTGGGCGGCAACCCTGTAGGTAATATTATCATAGATCACGTGTCGGCCAGCTGGGGTTTAGACGAAAACATGTCAATTTACCGCCATGTCTACGATCGTAACGGCGCTAAACAAGAAAAGATGCCAACCGTGAATGTAACCATTCAGAACTCAATTTTTTCAGAGGCTTTAGATACTTATAATCATGCATTCGGCAGTACTATCGGTGGCTTAAACAGTACGTTTATGCGCAACCTGTGGGCCAATAATATTGCCCGCAACCCTTCTATTGGCATGTATGGCGATTTTGGCTTTGTGAACAACGTAGTGTTTAACTGGTGGAACCGCAGCGCTGATGGCGGCGACAACAATTCGTTATTTAACTTTATTAATAACTATTACAAACCAGGGCCAATTACGCCGTTAGATAAACCCATCGGTCACCGTATTTTAAAACCCGAATCTGGTCGTGCCAAAGATAAATCTGCGTTATTTGGCAGGGTGTATGCCAATGGTAACATTATGGAAGGCAACGAACGCGTTACCAAGAACAACTGGGACGGCGGTATACAAATTGGCGAGATGGCCGATGCCGGTCGCTATACCGACAGCATCCGTTCTAACAAACCCTTCCCTATGGCTAAAGTTAAAACCTTATCGGCTAATGATGCCTACGCTTACGTATTAGAAAATGTAGGCGCAAATTTGCCTAAGCGTGACGCTGTGGACAGCCGAATTGTAAAAGTGGTTAAGACCGGAAAGATTATCTTTTTGGAAGGCACCACCAATAGCAAAGGTAAGGAGTACATCAAACACCGCTTACCGGACGATTCGTATAAACAGGGCATCATTACCGATCCGGCACAGGTAGGTGGTTACCCTGATTATAAAGGCACACCGTACAAAGACAGCGATAACGATGGTATGCCCGATGCTTACGAAACACAGCATGGCTTAAACCCACGCAGCGCTGCTGATGCCACAAAACCTGCCAAAAACGGCAATGGTTACACTAACATTGAAGTTTACTTAAACAGCGTTGTAGACTTAAGCAAAGTGGTGCCGGCAGCAGGTAAATAA
- a CDS encoding amidohydrolase family protein has protein sequence MNKKIDAHQHFWHYNPVRDSWITEDMQSIRQDFLPADLLPSLVYNGIHGCVAVQAVQSEEENDFLLQLAAENNFIRGIVGWVDLRADDVEDRLIYYRQYKKMKGFRHVLQGEAQRDLMLTDAFKHGIGLLSKYNFTYDILIFPDQLKYAAQLAAEYPNQCFVLDHIAKPDIKNQTMEDWKTDIRELAKYQNVNCKVSGMVTEADWHAWQEEDFTPYLDVVFEVFGLKRVLFGSDWPVCIVAGGYNKMLDIVKNYVSKYTTQEQAMFWGNNAIRIYQLDDK, from the coding sequence ATGAATAAAAAAATTGACGCACATCAGCATTTCTGGCACTATAATCCGGTTCGAGATAGTTGGATTACTGAAGATATGCAGTCTATCCGGCAGGACTTTCTTCCGGCAGATTTGCTGCCCTCATTAGTGTATAACGGCATTCACGGTTGTGTTGCAGTGCAGGCTGTCCAGTCCGAAGAAGAGAATGATTTTTTGCTGCAGTTGGCCGCCGAGAATAACTTTATAAGAGGAATTGTGGGGTGGGTTGATTTACGGGCAGACGATGTAGAAGACAGGTTGATCTACTACCGGCAGTACAAGAAGATGAAGGGTTTCAGGCACGTATTGCAGGGCGAAGCTCAGCGCGATTTAATGCTTACAGATGCTTTTAAGCACGGGATTGGATTGCTGAGCAAGTATAACTTCACTTATGACATATTGATTTTTCCGGATCAGTTAAAGTATGCGGCGCAACTGGCTGCCGAATATCCAAACCAGTGCTTTGTGTTGGATCATATTGCCAAACCGGATATCAAAAACCAAACGATGGAAGATTGGAAAACTGACATCCGGGAACTGGCAAAATACCAGAACGTAAACTGCAAAGTGTCGGGTATGGTCACTGAGGCCGACTGGCATGCCTGGCAGGAGGAAGATTTTACGCCTTACCTGGATGTAGTGTTTGAAGTCTTTGGTCTTAAACGCGTACTGTTCGGGTCCGACTGGCCGGTTTGTATTGTGGCTGGTGGCTACAATAAGATGCTCGACATCGTCAAAAATTATGTATCAAAATATACTACCCAAGAGCAGGCCATGTTTTGGGGCAATAATGCCATCCGGATTTATCAGTTAGACGATAAATAA
- a CDS encoding glycosyl hydrolase family 65 protein has product MKNLKKSALLAVACFSFFSSKAQNKPLLSFNKLQNYVTEFNRIDTEKVVNFVPNQQTFEFLSKNIPLFECPDPVIEKMYYYRWWTFRKHLKQTPDGFVFTEFITPMNHAGKYNTISSALGHHIYEGRWLRNKDFIDQYVNFWLFIDPKTPKPHLHAFSSWLDDAVYHYYLVNQDKALLQKWMPALDADYRLWETEKQLPTQIYWQFDVRDAMEESISGSRKLKNRRPTINSYMYGNAKALSNMAALLGNDTLKKMYSAKAVQLKKIVQDSLWDDQAAFFKVKYPDGKFCDAREELGFIPWYFNLPDDKAKYAEQWEQLKDDKGFNAPWGITTAERRHPLFRTHGSGHGCEWDGAVWPFATSQTLTGLANLLTNYKNKDGMSAKIFYDELHKYANSMQKRGQPYLGEYQDEKTGEWLKGDNPRSSYYNHSTFCDLVISDLIGLKPRADNVLEVYPLIPQGQWKWFCLDNVLYNGQNISILWDADGSRYHKGKGLHIYANGKEIAKSVDLKHITAKLAAK; this is encoded by the coding sequence ATGAAAAATTTAAAGAAGTCAGCTTTGCTGGCAGTAGCATGTTTTAGTTTTTTTAGCTCAAAGGCGCAAAATAAGCCTCTGCTGAGTTTTAATAAATTGCAGAACTACGTTACTGAGTTTAACCGCATTGATACTGAAAAGGTGGTAAATTTTGTACCAAACCAGCAGACGTTCGAGTTTTTATCTAAAAATATACCGCTGTTTGAGTGCCCCGACCCTGTGATAGAGAAAATGTATTATTATCGCTGGTGGACGTTTCGTAAACATCTGAAGCAGACGCCGGACGGCTTTGTTTTTACGGAGTTTATAACACCCATGAACCATGCGGGTAAGTACAACACCATCAGCAGTGCACTGGGCCATCATATTTACGAGGGCCGTTGGCTGCGTAATAAAGATTTTATTGATCAGTATGTCAATTTTTGGTTATTTATAGATCCCAAAACACCCAAGCCGCATTTGCATGCCTTTAGCAGTTGGCTAGACGATGCGGTTTATCATTATTACCTGGTTAACCAGGATAAGGCACTATTACAAAAATGGATGCCGGCGCTGGATGCCGACTATCGCCTTTGGGAAACAGAAAAGCAGCTGCCCACTCAAATTTACTGGCAGTTTGATGTACGCGACGCCATGGAAGAGTCTATCAGCGGTTCGCGCAAACTAAAAAACCGGCGCCCAACTATCAATAGCTACATGTATGGTAATGCCAAAGCCCTCTCTAACATGGCAGCTTTATTAGGCAATGATACGCTGAAAAAAATGTACAGTGCAAAGGCTGTGCAGTTAAAAAAAATTGTTCAGGATAGCTTATGGGATGACCAGGCGGCATTTTTTAAAGTGAAATATCCCGACGGGAAGTTTTGCGATGCCCGCGAAGAGTTAGGCTTCATTCCGTGGTATTTTAACCTGCCCGATGACAAAGCCAAGTATGCCGAACAATGGGAGCAACTTAAAGATGATAAAGGCTTTAACGCCCCCTGGGGGATTACCACTGCCGAAAGGCGTCATCCGTTGTTCCGCACGCATGGCAGCGGGCACGGTTGTGAGTGGGATGGGGCGGTGTGGCCTTTTGCCACCTCGCAAACGCTCACGGGTTTAGCTAACCTGCTTACCAATTACAAAAATAAGGACGGCATGTCGGCTAAAATATTCTATGATGAACTGCACAAATACGCCAACTCGATGCAAAAGCGCGGTCAGCCCTACCTGGGCGAGTACCAGGATGAAAAAACCGGCGAATGGCTGAAAGGCGATAACCCGCGCAGTAGCTATTACAACCACTCTACCTTTTGCGATTTGGTGATTAGTGATTTAATAGGACTAAAGCCGCGTGCCGATAACGTGCTTGAAGTTTACCCGCTGATACCGCAAGGCCAATGGAAATGGTTTTGCCTGGACAATGTATTATACAACGGCCAAAACATATCCATTTTATGGGATGCCGACGGCAGTCGCTACCATAAAGGCAAAGGCTTGCACATTTATGCCAACGGAAAAGAGATTGCAAAATCAGTAGACTTAAAACATATTACGGCAAAGCTGGCAGCTAAGTAG